From the genome of Chania multitudinisentens RB-25, one region includes:
- a CDS encoding NAD-dependent epimerase/dehydratase family protein yields the protein MKVLVTGATSGLGRNATEWLLAAGHQVQATGRDEAVGRLLVAQGAKFTALDLTRAGEEQCEKLMAGCDVVWHCAAKSSPWGSRAEFYQANTYVTDKLAQAAGRCGIPRFIHISTPAVYFDFKHHHNITESEFADRFANYYAASKFAAEQNIAALLHRYPQTTYLILRPRGLFGPYDRVIMPRILAQLRRDNGVLRLPGGGKACLDLTFVLNVVHALDLASHKEHLTSGSIYNITNQQPQPLAEMLHQLLGQQLGWQYRLQAVPYRLLLSLACGMELFALLTDKEPALTRYSVAAAYFDMTLDNTRAIEELGYRPCYSLEQGIALTGQWLQQQGLAGHG from the coding sequence ATGAAGGTGTTAGTAACCGGGGCAACCAGCGGGCTGGGGCGCAATGCTACCGAATGGTTACTGGCCGCTGGGCATCAGGTACAGGCAACCGGGCGGGATGAGGCTGTCGGGCGCTTGTTGGTGGCTCAGGGGGCGAAGTTTACCGCATTGGATCTGACCCGCGCAGGAGAAGAACAGTGTGAAAAACTGATGGCGGGTTGCGATGTGGTTTGGCACTGTGCCGCCAAATCTTCTCCTTGGGGAAGTCGTGCGGAGTTTTATCAGGCCAACACCTATGTGACGGATAAACTGGCTCAGGCCGCCGGGCGCTGCGGCATACCACGATTTATTCATATCTCAACGCCTGCGGTCTATTTCGACTTCAAACACCATCACAATATTACGGAAAGTGAGTTTGCCGACCGCTTTGCCAATTATTATGCGGCCAGCAAGTTTGCCGCAGAGCAGAATATTGCGGCGTTGCTGCACCGCTACCCGCAAACCACCTATCTGATTTTGCGGCCACGTGGCCTGTTTGGGCCCTATGATCGGGTGATTATGCCCAGAATATTGGCACAGCTACGGCGCGATAACGGTGTACTGCGCCTGCCTGGCGGCGGAAAAGCCTGCCTGGACCTGACCTTTGTGCTGAATGTGGTACATGCGCTGGATCTGGCCAGCCACAAAGAGCATTTAACGTCCGGCAGTATTTACAACATCACCAATCAACAACCGCAGCCGCTGGCGGAGATGTTGCACCAGTTGCTCGGCCAGCAGCTCGGTTGGCAATATCGCTTGCAGGCCGTACCTTATCGGTTATTGCTGTCATTGGCATGCGGAATGGAACTGTTCGCGTTGCTCACCGATAAAGAACCGGCCTTGACGCGCTATAGCGTGGCGGCAGCCTATTTTGACATGACGCTGGATAATACCCGGGCGATTGAAGAATTGGGGTATCGCCCATGTTATAGCCTGGAACAAGGGATCGCGCTGACGGGCCAGTGGCTGCAACAGCAAGGGCTGGCTGGGCATGGCTAA
- a CDS encoding 3-oxoacyl-[acyl-carrier-protein] synthase III C-terminal domain-containing protein — protein sequence MMIERLSHSVLPLKIIATGAALPPHCVTSAALDQRLNKPAGYVEKRSGIVHRFHASNEASQAELAVAALNNALSLHHLSHNSIDLLISASAIAVQALPFSAAHILKLAGLPQGTAGFDINTSCISFISALQVAAGLLNTGVYRRIAIVSADIASRGIDWADEESALIFGDGAACAIVERGDGRSGILSYLMETYPEGSELCEIRAGGTRRNPRAGMSDSDFLFHMNGKQLFRQASALIESFLRRLLAAGRLTLAQVGTVVPHQASHLSLEHMRKRLHVTPDTLIDIYRYRGNQVAASIPSALHEAATTGRLSAGKPVMLIGTAAGLALGGMVLLP from the coding sequence ATGATGATTGAAAGGCTTTCCCACAGCGTACTTCCGCTCAAGATTATTGCCACAGGAGCGGCCTTACCACCGCACTGTGTTACGTCGGCGGCGTTGGATCAACGGCTGAATAAACCAGCAGGTTATGTAGAAAAACGTTCGGGCATTGTTCACCGCTTCCATGCCAGTAATGAGGCCAGCCAGGCTGAACTGGCGGTGGCGGCGTTAAATAATGCGTTATCCCTCCATCATCTCAGCCATAATTCTATCGATCTGCTGATTTCGGCTTCGGCGATTGCCGTGCAGGCGCTGCCGTTCAGCGCTGCTCATATTCTCAAACTGGCCGGGCTGCCACAGGGCACCGCCGGTTTTGATATCAATACCAGCTGCATCAGTTTTATCTCTGCCCTGCAAGTGGCGGCAGGATTGCTCAATACCGGCGTTTACCGGCGGATTGCGATTGTCTCTGCTGATATCGCCTCCCGGGGAATAGACTGGGCTGATGAAGAATCCGCGCTGATTTTTGGCGATGGCGCGGCCTGTGCCATCGTTGAACGCGGTGACGGGCGTAGCGGTATCCTGTCTTACCTGATGGAAACCTATCCTGAAGGTAGCGAACTGTGTGAAATCAGGGCGGGCGGCACGCGCCGCAACCCACGTGCCGGGATGAGCGACAGCGATTTCCTGTTTCATATGAACGGCAAACAATTATTCCGCCAGGCTTCTGCGCTGATAGAAAGTTTTCTAAGGCGTCTGTTGGCGGCTGGACGGCTCACGCTGGCGCAGGTGGGCACCGTGGTGCCACACCAGGCCAGCCATCTTTCATTGGAACATATGCGTAAACGATTGCATGTCACGCCAGATACGTTAATTGATATTTATCGCTACCGGGGCAATCAGGTGGCGGCTTCGATCCCTTCCGCACTGCATGAAGCGGCCACGACCGGCAGACTTAGCGCCGGCAAACCGGTCATGCTGATTGGCACCGCCGCAGGGTTGGCTCTCGGTGGCATGGTGTTATTGCCATGA
- a CDS encoding glycosyltransferase family 2 protein, protein MEKVSVIMPAYNAAAFIEQSILGVLQQKFTDYHLYVIDDASSDNTEEVVRRYQHERLTYIRNQRNQGVAETRNVGIEAANGDYLAFCDSDDVWHENKLARQVGILQSGRYDVVCSHYYTFEDDPRQIKNYRGAEELIGYQDMLKSNWIGNLTGIYNQRRTGKVYQQRIGHEDYAMWLAILQNARNRLAYCIPEPLAFYRLSAQSLSGNKVKAADWQWKIYRDYLGLSYQKSCYLFFAYLFNAAIKRQ, encoded by the coding sequence ATGGAAAAAGTTTCGGTCATTATGCCCGCCTACAATGCAGCCGCGTTCATTGAGCAGTCGATTCTGGGGGTATTACAGCAAAAATTTACCGATTATCATCTGTATGTGATTGATGACGCTTCCAGTGACAATACGGAAGAGGTGGTGAGGCGATACCAACATGAACGTTTGACCTATATTCGCAACCAGCGTAATCAAGGGGTGGCGGAAACGCGCAATGTTGGCATTGAAGCCGCCAACGGTGACTATCTGGCGTTTTGTGATAGCGATGATGTCTGGCATGAAAACAAACTGGCGCGGCAGGTGGGGATATTGCAATCTGGCCGCTACGACGTGGTGTGTTCCCATTATTACACCTTTGAAGATGATCCCAGACAGATTAAAAACTACCGTGGTGCAGAGGAGCTTATCGGCTATCAGGATATGCTGAAAAGCAACTGGATTGGCAACTTGACCGGCATCTACAATCAGCGTCGGACTGGTAAGGTGTATCAGCAACGTATTGGCCATGAGGACTACGCGATGTGGCTGGCGATCCTGCAAAACGCGCGTAACCGGTTGGCTTACTGTATCCCGGAGCCATTAGCTTTTTATCGTCTGTCTGCACAATCGTTATCAGGCAACAAGGTTAAGGCTGCCGACTGGCAGTGGAAAATCTACCGCGATTACCTGGGGTTGTCGTATCAGAAATCCTGTTATCTGTTCTTTGCGTATCTGTTCAATGCTGCGATAAAAAGGCAGTGA